The following is a genomic window from Nitrososphaerota archaeon.
TGGGGGCTGGCCCCCCTTCATCCGAGGTCGGGTTCTAATCGGTTCAGACGTTGAACCGTGCTTTCGTTAGAGCCTCGCCGATTCTTATCGCGGCCCTCTGGCAAGGCAGTCAGGGGTCGAACGTTTGGCGGTCCGCTTCTCGCGGACGCCTGCCGGAGAACACCGCTGTTCGGCCGGGTGGGTGCTTGAGTCTTCCACCTCGCCTTCGACTATGTTTGAAGAGACAAGACGTGGTTGAAGTCAACAATGGCGTTGAACGATGCGTTCGGATTTTGTTCTGTAGACCGTCTGTCGAGCGACGGTTCGGCGACCACTCGGGCCCTTGGGTACCATGTACAACTTAGCCTGATCTCCTTTTCGAGCCATTCTATCTTCTCGCGTTTCCTCCTCCAGAAGAGGTTCTCCCAGCGATAGTGGAAAGCGAGGTCCCCATACCCTGGATAACTTGCATTGAAGAAACCGAGCACCCTCTCGGCCGGGACCAGGCGCCTATCGAACAGCAGGCGCGACATGATCTTCCTCTCCCAGGGAGGGACAAGCTCGAGCGCATCGAAGAAATAGAAGTTCTCGTACAGGATTCCCTGTAGTGAGGCCGATGCCGTATAGTTTGTCTAGCTCCTTCGCGACGGCCTGTCCGGGGTAGCCCCTCAGTGCGACCTCATCGACTGCCCCATCAGCGAACTGCTCGGATATCTTCGTGACCGATTTCGCCCGGCACCCCACCTTTAGGAGCCTGAGCTCGTCTACCTTCGATTTGGCGACGGTGCCTGGAGGCCAGAAGACTGAGTGGGTGCGCCCGTCGAACGACATTCTCTGGCCGAAGCTGAAGAACAGGTTCTCCAACATCTGTGCTGCCCTCCGGATGGTCGCGTTCTGGAGGGCGATGTATATCATCAAAGACTCGTAGAGGGAGTTTGCTGCGCGGGGTTCATCCCCCTCCATCGCCTGATGGGACCCCGAAGACGCTCGTCGCCAGCGTATCTCGTCGTGAACTCCGAGATATCCTAATCGAAGTTGAACATCCAGCGGACCTCCGCCACTAGTTCGTCGAAGTACTCCTGGTTCAGGCTGTCTCTCGAAAAGACAGCCAACCTCGCGCTAGGCCTGCTGGTCGTCCCTTCGTTCCTGAACTTGAGGCCTGGGGCTTCCCCCTTCCAAAGCATGGTCGCCCAACAGCGCCCCTCCTCCCATGTGGTGTTGGAAGAAGGGAAGTGTGAGGGTTTGTGGAAGTTGGCGCCGAAGTTGTATGGGGGACGAGGCATCAGGAGGAGGGACTTGTTCTCGGAAAGGTTCGTCAAGAGATGATTGTCTGTCCGAGTTCGCTCGCCGAACCGCACAGTTTCGAACCCACCAGGGACTGCTCGATCATCAGGTTGACCCGGCTTCCGAGGTCCCCCAGCGTCCTTGTGTCAGTCCGCAGACCAAACACCGGCTTGTACTTTGAGTATGCATAACCGCAGTCCCAGGCGAGCTCGCTGTTACAGTCAGAGCCCTCCAGCAGGGCGACCAAGGCATCGCATTCGTTCAGGGACCGAACCTTCTCCCTGAAAAGGGCCGGCCAAACATCTTCTCGCCCCGACGTGAGATTCTCCCTGACACCTTTCGCCCCTGGAGGGAACTTGACGTCGAGACCCAGGGCGGAGAGGTTTCGCTTGAGTTCTTTGGTGGACTTCCACTCTGTAGCCGTGAAGTATGGTGCTGTAAGGTGCACCTTGTGTATGCTTCTCCGCAAGGTGGGAGGTGCGTAGTAGGTCTTGGTAACACCCGATTCGTCAATCTTTGCTATGGCACGGGCCACCTGGTTCCGAAGGGCACCGAAATCGCCGCACGTTGTGCTTTCGAACAGGCACTCCTTCAGAAGGGGGTTCAGCGAGCCCCGGATGTCCGTCCTCAGGCACAGGACGAGCTTGTCCCTCGCATAGGCGTATCCTGTCTCCCAGGCCGTCCCCGAACTCACTTCCCCAGCCGCACCCTCGCCAAGCATGACGACCCCCTGAGAGATATCGACGCCCTCTCTGTCGGAGATGAAGACCGCCTTCCGCAGGTCGCCTCCCGGAGGGTTGGCCCGCAGGGCCCCCTCCGACTCATGCCCTGGGTTGTAGACACCGGCCCCCGCTTCGCTGAGAAGAGACTCCACCTGCTCGTCCCACCATCTGCCTTGGACTGTGAACAAACCACCCCCGTTCAGGTAGAACCTAACCTTGCTTGGCACCGATAGTTCACGACTCGAAGATTATTTCAGTATTGCCGCGGGCTGCCCTGGCATAACCCGGCTGAAGACCGTCGGCCAGGCACGTTCTTCATGCTGGCCCCGAGGAAGCCGAGGTGCTCTGAAACTCCTTCTCCTCCCACATGTCATACGCTGTCGCCGAAGACGATGCCTGGGTGACGATAGCCAAAGCGGTCGCAACGTGCATGAGGCTTAGTGCACCCACGAAAGCGCCACCCCAAGAGAGCATCAACCCGACTCCAAGGACTATCCCTAGAGCCACTTGGAAGAGGGCCAGATACCATGTCGCCCTCGTGATTCGTTTGATCCTGCTGGGGCATGACGAGCGGGCAGCACCTCTGTAGACCTCAAAGGCCAGGCCGAGGATCACCAGAGCTGTGCTGACATGGACAGCGAGGTTCACCTCGTCCCCCAGCGGCGAAAAGAGGATGAAAATTATCTGGAAGAAAGCGACCCAGATTATCAGGTACATCGGCTTCCAGAGCTCCATGGCGTAGGAGATGCGTGCTTCGTGCTTTAAAGGCGAAAGGGCCAGCGACTCCCGCTCGTCTTGGTTATCGAAGGCGTGATGTTCGCTTTCACCTTTGGACTTCCACTGCAACTTTCGTCAGCTCCGACCGTTGGGAGCTGCCGGGCCGTTGCTCCAGCCGTGGCGCTCGCTTTTTCTATGGCCCGGAGCCGGTTTCTTGGAGATGCGGTTCGAAGAGACGAAGGAGTTCGAAGGAGACGCGACAGAAGTCTGGAAGCGGGCTTCTGCCGTCACCGAGATCCCAAAGTATTGGCGTGGGACTCGGACGCTTGAGGTGACGGGCGAGAGCCGAGGCGCGGCGCGCGTCAAGATCAGATTCGCATTCGGCGGATCAGGAGAGGCAGACATCTCCACTGACGAAGCGAAGCGGGTGCTTACGATCGACTACACGGCAGGTCCATTCACAGGGAAGCAGACGGTCGAAGTAGCCGACAGAAAAATAATCACCGTGTGGGATGTGAAGTTCAGGGGAGCCTTTCGCCTCGTGTCGAGATGGAACGAAAAGCACTTCAAGTCGGGAACGGCGCATGCTTTGGAGAGGCTTACGAATCCTGGGAACCAGGCCTGACGGTCGACTGGTTGCGCCCCTTCCTGTGAAACCGCGAGCTGATTGTATGGATACCTTCACCAAAGACCTGACCTGTTCAAGAACGAAACGCCCAACGCTTAATATCCAACCCGGAAGAGCCTCCGCGAAGGCTGCCATCGATTGTTCCTGGCCAAAAGCGCAAGCACAACCGAATGGAGAGCCATCTCCGCTGCCGTCAAGACCCTAGTCGAGGAGGCAACCTTCGACGCGACAAGCGAAGGTTTGACATTCAGGGCCATGGACCCGTCTCATGTAGCTCTGGTCGACCTCACCCTACCTAATTCGTCTTTTTCCTCTTACTCTTGCCAGAAACCCACCAAGTTCAGCGTCAGGGTCGAAGACCTAGTGAAGCTCGTCGGAAGAGGCGATTCTAGAGACAGTCTCGAGATTCGTGATACCGAAGAAGACAGCCTGGCTTTCACCTTTCAGAACGGATACAAGCGCGAGTTCACTATCCACCTGATAGAAAGCACTGCTGCCTCTGCCCCTCTGCCAAAGCTCGAGTTGGAGACAAAAGCCACCCTCACGAAGTCGATACTAGACAAGATCCTCGCAGATATGTCAGTGGTGGCCGACCAGGTCACGATTCAGGCGACCAAGGACAAACTCACTTTCAGTGGCAAGTCTGACATTGGAAAAGCCGATGTGTCTTTGAGTAAGAACGATGCGGACGTGCTGAAACTTGAGTCTTCTGCAGACAGCAAAGCGTCGTTCAGCATCGAATATATTCAAAGCATCTTGAAAGCGCTTTCCAGTATCGCAGATACCGTGGACTTGGCGTACAGCTCGAAGAAACCGCTCGTGCTAACCTTCGCCCTCAATTCACAGGGAGCTAAGCTTCTTTTCTATCTGGCTCCCAGAGTTAGCAGCGACTAACTGCCATTCTGGCCGCACTCCAGCCGCTTGGGGAAGCCTGAGCCCCAGATCAGGACGACGCTGCCTTTTCGGTTCCTTCACTGAATTCCCGCTCGTGGGGTCAGGCAAGCTTCAGCGGGGGCCGGCGGAGGAGGAGCCCCTTTGCATCCTCCTAGCCAGTGCGTAAGCCACGGCGACCATCGCGGTCAAAACCGCTATCGCCAGGGTCGAGAACGGGAACTCTGATATCCCATGGCCGCTCGTGGCGCTCGCGGTCGAGCTGCTCGTCGTGGACGAGCGCACGGTCGTGGTATGACTGGTCGTCGTCTGGGTTGACGAAGTCGATGTGCTGGTGGTAACCGAGCTCGAGGTCGATGTCGTTATCGTGGAAGTCGTGGAGAGGGTGGTCGACGTGGTACTGGTCGAAGACGTAGTAACCGAAGTGGTACTCGTCGAAGATGTGGTGATCGTCCCGGATACTGTGCTCCCTGAGGTGTAATTGACACCGCCGTTTACTA
Proteins encoded in this region:
- a CDS encoding nucleoside 2-deoxyribosyltransferase, yielding MPSKVRFYLNGGGLFTVQGRWWDEQVESLLSEAGAGVYNPGHESEGALRANPPGGDLRKAVFISDREGVDISQGVVMLGEGAAGEVSSGTAWETGYAYARDKLVLCLRTDIRGSLNPLLKECLFESTTCGDFGALRNQVARAIAKIDESGVTKTYYAPPTLRRSIHKVHLTAPYFTATEWKSTKELKRNLSALGLDVKFPPGAKGVRENLTSGREDVWPALFREKVRSLNECDALVALLEGSDCNSELAWDCGYAYSKYKPVFGLRTDTRTLGDLGSRVNLMIEQSLVGSKLCGSASELGQTIIS
- a CDS encoding SRPBCC family protein, which translates into the protein MRFEETKEFEGDATEVWKRASAVTEIPKYWRGTRTLEVTGESRGAARVKIRFAFGGSGEADISTDEAKRVLTIDYTAGPFTGKQTVEVADRKIITVWDVKFRGAFRLVSRWNEKHFKSGTAHALERLTNPGNQA
- the pcn gene encoding proliferating cell nuclear antigen (pcna), encoding MFLAKSASTTEWRAISAAVKTLVEEATFDATSEGLTFRAMDPSHVALVDLTLPNSSFSSYSCQKPTKFSVRVEDLVKLVGRGDSRDSLEIRDTEEDSLAFTFQNGYKREFTIHLIESTAASAPLPKLELETKATLTKSILDKILADMSVVADQVTIQATKDKLTFSGKSDIGKADVSLSKNDADVLKLESSADSKASFSIEYIQSILKALSSIADTVDLAYSSKKPLVLTFALNSQGAKLLFYLAPRVSSD